Sequence from the Pontibacter pudoricolor genome:
ATAGTTAGCTGGTAAGGTACTTGCTTCAGGCCGTCAAAATAACCCACAAACCCGAAGGTGTTCAGCAAAAAGTTCTTTCCGGCTTCGATGTTTGTGCCACCCGGCTCAAATATGGCTTCAGACTTCTTCGTGGAATCGAAAGTGTCATCAACCCAGTAAGTTACCTGATGCAGATCGTCGGCATTCTTTATGCGCCAGCGGTTGGTGTCCAGTTGCTCTACCGGTAACTTCTGTCCTTTTTTATCCAGGGCTGTGAACTCCGTTACAAAATTTCCGAAATCGGAGACCGAGTAGGTGCCCGGCACTATCTTGGGCATGTTGTAAATAAGTTCTTCCTGCTTCTGTTCCGGGGCCACTACGGTAACCTGCACCTTATCGTCTTTAACCTTTGTAAGATCCAGCGAAACTTTGTAGGTGTCACCGGCTTGTTCCTGAGAGGTTTGCGAAGTTTGTGCAGGGCGCGCAGATGAGCAACCCAATAGGGCAGTAAGGCTTAGCAGCAGGAGTGTTTTTTGTAATCTCATAGTTTATGTCGGTAACAGAAGCTCAGTATGAAGGGGCGGCGCTGAAAGTATAGTTGTAAAATGAGTTTATTAAGACAAAGTATAGACTCTATCCTTCCACCACATTTATGCTGCCCATGCCACCGGATACGTTTATAGTTAGCGTATGTTTGCTTTTGCCATAAGCCGCATTCTGGTAATAGCTACCGTTCTTTTTAAAACCATTCAGGTTTTTGCTGCCAAGCCCGGTCGGGTTCAGGCGCACGCCAACATTTTTAGGCAGCTTTAGATTTACTTCGCCAATGCCACCCGAAATATCAACCTGCACGTTGTGGTTCCAGTTGCCCGTCATATCCAGGTTCAGCTCGCCTACGCCGGCTGCAATTTCAACAACTTTTACGGTACTGCCTTTCAGGTTTATGTCGCAGCCCACGGCTCCGGCTTCAATGTTTAGTTTCTGCAACCGGCTGTTGCTCAGGTCTATGTTAGATTTGCCAGCACCCATAGATAGCGACAGGTTAAGCGGCGTATTCCTGTTCAGGCTTACATTCCATTTGTTTTCGCCGGCGTTGTTATTACCGTTGTTGCTCTTCTGTTTTATAGTTAGGCTGGTGCTGCCGTTGCTGCGGGTTAAGTTTGTGCTGGGCTTCCAATCCTTCAGGTTATAGTTTACCTTCGTTTCAATCAATTGGGCGCTTCCGGTCTTAAGGGTCAGTTCACCGGCCGGAATCTCAATGTTTATGTTGCTTTGTTTGGTGCCATCCAGCCCTAACGTATGGTTAAATTTATGTGCATTCTGAGCCTGCAAGGCCAACGGGAATAATAGTGCTATACAATAAAGCAGCTTTTTCATATATCAGGGTTTAAGGTGATTGGTTAAACTATAGTTACTTATTGTGTTCGGATGGCTTTTACGGGGTCCTGCAAAGCGGCTCTTACCGCCTGGAAACTAACTGTAAGTAAAGCAATCGACATGGCAGCAAAACCGGCAACAGCAAATATCCACCAGCTCAGATCGGTGCGGTAAGCAAAATCCTGCAGCCATTTATCCATGCCATACCAGGCCACAGGTATGGCCAGAACTATAGCAATAAGTACCAGCAAGGCAAAGTCGCGGGAGAGGAGCAGCACGATACTTCCTGTGGATGAGCCCAGCACTTTCCGGATTCCGATCTCTTTGGTGCGTTGCTCAGCTGTAAACGATGCCAGGCCAAACAAACCGAGGCAGGCAATAAAGATAGTAAGGCCGGCAAAGTAACCGAATACGGTCAGCATTTTTTCTTCGGTGCGGTACTGTTTGTCAAAGTGCTCGTCCATAAAGAAATACTCCATCGGGTGCTTCGTATCGATAGCCTGCCACTTTTCCTGTATAAAGCGTATAGTTGCCGGCATGTTCTGCGGCTTCAGGCGCACCAGCAAATAACCCGACGACTCAGGTACAAGAGCAAGCACCAGCGGCTCCACTTTGGTATGTAATGATTTAATGTGGAAGTCTTTCACAACCCCGATCACTTTAGCGTCCCATTCTGCCATTTGTATCTTTTTCCCGATCGGTTCTTTCCAGCCCATTTTTTTTGCTGCCGCCTCATTTATGATCAGCCCGCCTTTCAGGTCGGTTTTATAGTTGCGGGAGTAATTACGGCCTTCTTTTACATCTATTCCCATCACATCTATAAAGTCATAGTCCACAAACATCACATCCATGGCATTTTGTAGGGTGGCCCCGTTCTTCTCCGCAAAAATCAATATGGTGCTGTTAGATTCAGCAGGTATATCCGCCGAATTGGAAACGCTTTCTATGTCTGGGTTGCTCAGCAGTTCCTGTTTTATGGTTGGCAGCTGCTTTACCAGCATCGAGTCGCCTACAGGTATATCAATAGCCAGTATCCGCTCTTTGTTAAAACCCAGGTCGCGGTTCTTTAAAAACTGCATCTGGCTGAAGACAACTATAGTTCCGATGATCATGATGAGCGAAATTGTGAACTGGATAACCACCAGCGTTCTTCTGAGCGCAGCGCTTCCGCCTTTCGGGCTTTTATCGGACTTTAGTACATCTACAGGCTTAAAACCCGACAGGAAAATAGCCGGGTAGCTGCCGGCAATGGCGCCAATAAACAGGATGATGGCAAAAAGGGCCAGCGAAACTTCAGGTTGTAAGAAGAAATTGGCATCGAAATGCTTGCCGGTAAGTGCGTTAAAGGTCGGGATAAGGATCTGGACTAATGCAAGCGCCAGCACCACAGCCAGCATCGTGATCAGGAGAGATTCGCCGATAAACTGCCCGATAATCTGGGAGCGGTAAGCACCCACCACTTTGCGCAGGCCTACTTCTTTAGCACGTTTGGCGGAGCGGGCCGTAGCCAGGTTCATGTAGTTGATGCTGGCGATCAGTAATAAAAAAACAGCTACTGCCGCAAAAATATAAATGTAGTTGATGTTGCCAGCCGGGGAAAGATCATCGGAATAAACGGTGTTGAAGTGAATAGAGGGCAAAGGTTGCAGCATGAAAGTCATGTTGGCAGCCAGCTCGTTTTCTTTTAACCAGGGGGTAACGTGGGTATCCGCAAATGTCTTCAGTTTTTCCTGGAAAGGGGCGATCTGAGATTTATCCCGCAGGAGCACATAGGTGTAGCGGCTCATGTGAAACCAGTGGTTATCATCAGTTATTATATCCTGGCGTTTGGTATCGAGGGTGCTGCGGGCTAAAAAAGCATTGGCCTGAATATGCGAGTGGCCTTTATCGCGAAACACGCCGGTTACCATGTAAGAATCGCGGCTGAACTTTAGTGCCTGGCCTATGGCCTGCTCAGCTCCGCCAAAATATTTGTCTGCCAGTTGCTCACTTACAACTATAGTCCGGGGCTCGTCCAGGGCGGTAGCTGGGTCGCCGGCCAGGAACTCATAATCAAAAACATGAAAAAAAGAGCTGTCGGCAAACAGCAGGTTCTCTTCGTTATAGCTTTTGTTTTTGTACCATACGGTTTGTTTGCGGGCATTGGCCAGTTGCGTTACACGCTCCAGTTCCGGGTAATCTTTTAAAAGGATTGGGGCAAGCAACGGAGGAGACAAGGCAAACTTATTTACCTGTCCTTCGTGCTCAATTTCGCCGGCAACCCTAACTATACGGTCGGCTTTACTGAAGTGGCTTTCATAGCTCAGCTCATCCTGCACATATAAAAAAATGAGCAGGCAGGAGGCGACGCCTAAAGCCAGCCCTGCAATGTTTATGGCAGCGTAGACTTTATTGCGGTAAATATTGCGGAGCGCAACCTTAAAGTAGTTCTGCCACATGCTTTCTCACGTTCAGGTTCTCTGTCACGATCTGTCCGTCGAACAGGTTAACAATACGGTGTGCATATTCGGCATCGGAAGGAGAGTGGGTTACCATTACTACGGTTGTACCAGCCTCGTTCAGTTCGGTCAGCAATGCCATTACTTCGCGGCCATGTACCGAGTCAAGGTTACCGGTTGGCTCATCGGCCAGAATCAGGCTTGGGTTAGAAACGGTAGCGCGGGCAATGGCGGCACGCTGTTGCTGACCACCTGATAACTGCTGCGGAAAGTGAT
This genomic interval carries:
- a CDS encoding toast rack family protein, producing MKKLLYCIALLFPLALQAQNAHKFNHTLGLDGTKQSNINIEIPAGELTLKTGSAQLIETKVNYNLKDWKPSTNLTRSNGSTSLTIKQKSNNGNNNAGENKWNVSLNRNTPLNLSLSMGAGKSNIDLSNSRLQKLNIEAGAVGCDINLKGSTVKVVEIAAGVGELNLDMTGNWNHNVQVDISGGIGEVNLKLPKNVGVRLNPTGLGSKNLNGFKKNGSYYQNAAYGKSKHTLTINVSGGMGSINVVEG
- a CDS encoding ABC transporter permease: MWQNYFKVALRNIYRNKVYAAINIAGLALGVASCLLIFLYVQDELSYESHFSKADRIVRVAGEIEHEGQVNKFALSPPLLAPILLKDYPELERVTQLANARKQTVWYKNKSYNEENLLFADSSFFHVFDYEFLAGDPATALDEPRTIVVSEQLADKYFGGAEQAIGQALKFSRDSYMVTGVFRDKGHSHIQANAFLARSTLDTKRQDIITDDNHWFHMSRYTYVLLRDKSQIAPFQEKLKTFADTHVTPWLKENELAANMTFMLQPLPSIHFNTVYSDDLSPAGNINYIYIFAAVAVFLLLIASINYMNLATARSAKRAKEVGLRKVVGAYRSQIIGQFIGESLLITMLAVVLALALVQILIPTFNALTGKHFDANFFLQPEVSLALFAIILFIGAIAGSYPAIFLSGFKPVDVLKSDKSPKGGSAALRRTLVVIQFTISLIMIIGTIVVFSQMQFLKNRDLGFNKERILAIDIPVGDSMLVKQLPTIKQELLSNPDIESVSNSADIPAESNSTILIFAEKNGATLQNAMDVMFVDYDFIDVMGIDVKEGRNYSRNYKTDLKGGLIINEAAAKKMGWKEPIGKKIQMAEWDAKVIGVVKDFHIKSLHTKVEPLVLALVPESSGYLLVRLKPQNMPATIRFIQEKWQAIDTKHPMEYFFMDEHFDKQYRTEEKMLTVFGYFAGLTIFIACLGLFGLASFTAEQRTKEIGIRKVLGSSTGSIVLLLSRDFALLVLIAIVLAIPVAWYGMDKWLQDFAYRTDLSWWIFAVAGFAAMSIALLTVSFQAVRAALQDPVKAIRTQ